From the genome of Phytohabitans rumicis, one region includes:
- a CDS encoding DUF2530 domain-containing protein: MVPFAVAGIVGWAVAGLVLLVFFRDWLEEHGHTDWLWTCLAGFLLGFLGLAVMLRHDKNRRKRRS; the protein is encoded by the coding sequence ATGGTGCCGTTCGCCGTCGCCGGGATCGTGGGCTGGGCGGTGGCCGGCCTGGTGCTGCTGGTCTTCTTCCGGGACTGGCTAGAAGAGCACGGGCACACCGATTGGCTCTGGACCTGCCTGGCCGGATTCCTGCTGGGGTTTCTCGGCTTGGCGGTGATGCTCCGCCACGACAAGAACCGTCGTAAGCGACGCTCCTAG
- a CDS encoding DUF3027 domain-containing protein, which produces MWNNRRVTRTATVRAARLDQVCADAVDLAREAITEVDPSDVGEHLDVVAEADRLVTHFFECHLAGYRGWRWAVTVTRVPRSKHVTVCETVLLPGPDAMLAPGWVPWHERLQPGDLGVGDLLQTPADDDRLVPGYLLSDDPAVEEVSWELGLGRARVMSRLGRGETAQRWYDGDQGPDAPISVAAPRTARCVSCGFYLPLAGELRQAFGVCGNLYAPDDGRAVSADHGCGAHSEAIRETEAPVDELSTVYDDSEVESVAVSRAPGSVESTEPGEPYGHG; this is translated from the coding sequence CTGTGGAACAATAGGCGCGTGACCAGGACCGCCACCGTTCGCGCTGCCCGACTAGACCAGGTTTGCGCCGATGCGGTCGACCTGGCCCGCGAAGCCATCACCGAGGTCGACCCCTCTGACGTGGGCGAACACCTCGATGTCGTCGCCGAGGCCGACCGCTTGGTCACCCATTTCTTCGAGTGCCACCTCGCCGGCTACCGCGGCTGGCGGTGGGCGGTCACCGTCACCCGGGTGCCGAGGAGCAAGCACGTCACGGTGTGCGAGACGGTGCTGCTGCCCGGGCCGGACGCGATGCTCGCGCCCGGTTGGGTGCCGTGGCACGAGCGGCTCCAGCCCGGCGACCTCGGCGTGGGCGACCTGCTCCAGACGCCGGCCGACGACGACCGGCTGGTGCCCGGGTACCTGCTCTCCGACGACCCGGCGGTGGAGGAGGTCTCCTGGGAGCTCGGCCTCGGCCGGGCCCGGGTGATGTCCCGACTCGGCCGCGGCGAGACCGCCCAGCGGTGGTACGACGGCGACCAAGGCCCGGACGCGCCCATCTCGGTGGCCGCGCCCCGGACCGCCCGGTGCGTGTCGTGCGGGTTCTATCTGCCGCTCGCGGGTGAGCTGCGGCAGGCGTTCGGCGTCTGCGGCAATCTGTACGCGCCCGACGACGGGCGGGCGGTCAGCGCCGACCACGGCTGCGGGGCGCACTCCGAGGCGATCCGCGAGACCGAGGCGCCGGTCGACGAGCTGTCCACTGTGTACGACGACAGCGAGGTCGAGTCGGTCGCGGTGAGCCGCGCGCCCGGCTCGGTCGAGTCCACGGAGCCGGGCGAGCCGTACGGCCACGGCTAG